Proteins from a genomic interval of Rosa chinensis cultivar Old Blush chromosome 2, RchiOBHm-V2, whole genome shotgun sequence:
- the LOC112189985 gene encoding short-chain dehydrogenase ptmH, giving the protein MSDSKVVLVTGCARGGIGYEYCKAFAEHKCKVFASDIAQRMDDIDLESLDSYDIDKLELDVSSDQSVESAVNTIISKCGRIDVVINNAGIGSTGPLAELPLETIRRAWEINTLGQLRLVQQVVPHMASRRSGSIVNIGSIVGKVPTPWAGSYCASKAYVHAMSNTLRVELKPFGIDVVLVMPGAVRSNFGSANVDRLANHDWKLYKDFKEAIAERAAASQGGKATEPSVFARHVAKKVLGPKPPRLISFGHMTGLFAVLSCSPLWVRDLFLSTRFNLNKKL; this is encoded by the coding sequence ATGagtgactctaaggttgttctAGTCACAGGTTGTGCCAGAGGCGGGATCGGCTATGAGTACTGCAAAGCTTTTGCTGAGCACAAATGCAAGGTCTTTGCAAGTGACATCGCCCAACGCATGGATGACATTGACCTTGAGTCATTGGATAGTTATGACATTGACAAGCTCGAGCTCGATGTGTCCTCAGATCAAAGCGTGGAATCGGCCGTCAACACTATCATATCCAAGTGCGGTCGCATTGATGTAGTGATCAACAATGCCGGGATTGGAAGCACCGGTCCTCTAGCTGAGCTTCCGCTAGAGACTATTAGAAGGGCCTGGGAAATTAACACGTTGGGACAATTGAGGTTGGTCCAGCAAGTTGTGCCACACATGGCGTCACGGCGCAGTGGCAGCATTGTAAATATCGGGAGCATCGTAGGCAAAGTGCCAACCCCTTGGGCAGGGTCATATTGTGCAAGCAAGGCATATGTTCATGCCATGTCAAACACTTTGAGGGTGGAACTGAAGCCATTTGGGATTGATGTGGTGCTTGTAATGCCTGGGGCAGTAAGGTCGAATTTTGGGAGTGCTAATGTTGATAGATTGGCGAATCATGATTGGAAACTCTACAAGGATTTCAAGGAGGCAATTGCAGAGAGAGCTGCTGCTTCTCAAGGGGGTAAAGCAACTGAGCCTAGTGTGTTTGCTAGGCATGTGGCAAAGAAGGTTTTGGGTCCTAAACCACCAAGGCTAATTAGTTTTGGTCACATGACTGGTTTGTTTGCTGTGCTTTCTTGCTCTCCACTTTGGGTGAGAGATCTTTTCCTTTCAACTCGTTTCAACTTAAACAAGAAGTTGTGA